The Eriocheir sinensis breed Jianghai 21 chromosome 33, ASM2467909v1, whole genome shotgun sequence DNA window TGCTTCAAGTCTTAAGTAACAACGCAGCGCCTCATGCCATCGGTTATCGCCACGAAGATGACTGTGTGAGCCATGAGTTAGCACAGCGTCATCCATAGTCATGCCGTGCGTAACAcctcaacataagaacatagggaaactgcaagaggccgggtggcctacacagggcagctccagaatcccccccactactcacgatgggtgaggttgtagttacaggggttacaggtagaggcttgatcctcgttataccggcggtactaggcacgctgtcaccttactgcacccacacctcactgccacctgtcgtcctcgtccatgtagctatccaatCTACTCTTAAGAGTAGACTTGCATAGCAACATGGACTAGGTtgacaggtggtagtggagggggggggagggatctCGATatgccttgtgtaggccagtcggcctcttgcagtctccctacgttcttatgttctgctTTTGAATTTTCACTTTTTAATAGCCCAATCTACATCATCTTTTatttcaattatatatatatatatatatatatatatatatatatatatatatatatatatatatatatatatatatatatatatatatatatatatatatattattttctgaaTTACCTTTCTATAACACCCCAGTCACTGATATAATatacttttattcttttcttttttctttttatttttttccttttatttatttatttgtatttgtatgctatTTCAGTTCTGTCTCACTATGATCAGtgtcttccttattattttcagaccttttattacacacacacacacacacacacacacctagagcCACGTGACATGTCCCTGGGGTGCTGCTGCCGAGGTCCCCCGACACACCCCGGAAACACGCACACCTTCCCACAGCTGCTGCCGAGCCAATAAAAGGTCATGGCCTCGAGATCGAGAGGGCAGTGTCTAACGTACACCGTGGCCCGTGCGTCGAGGTCATAGGTCATACGCTTTTTTTCTACATCTGTGCGCGTGTTGTTGTTCTGTGAGAGACTCATTTTGTACACTCGCAtgcaaacataaaagaaaaatgcGTCTGCTATTGATAGTTCTTTTGTTTAACTTTACAGTGTACTTTTATGCGGAACATATAATTAACAATCTTCTAAAATCTTAGAGGCCAGTCCAAGTTACTCTCTTCGATGACTTAATTATTTAATTGCTGGGCTTGTAACGAGTTTTTTCGTGTGTCGTGGCATCTTTGAACTAACCAACGACAACAGCATGCACCTGTCTTCTGGGAATACTCGAACTATGGCAGCAGCGAAGCCAGACATTTGGtcacaaagaggaaaaaagcaaGGTAAGTTATATATACTTGTTGGACACGCTCACGCAATATGAGTGGATTTTCCAATAACTTTGTGAAGAGCTTATTCACACACACAGCTACTAGCCAGGGTCCAGCATCGCACCAACCTCTGTTGCACGTGCGAGTATTGAAAATTAAGCAGCAGTCCAATGCTTCCTGCCAGGCTGTCTGAGGGGAGGCCGCCGAAGACGTGACTGTCACTAAGCAAACTACTACTATACGCATCAACTCTGTTCGGCGGGAAACTTTTCCATTGgttgtttattcatttttatcattatcattattatatactAATTATTTAacacttattattatttatcgaTACTGACATATTGTGGAACGTCACAATCATGCGTTGGCCTCGAGGTTGGTGGTGACGTAACCTGTGACGCATCCGTGACGTCACCTCCAGCCCAGCTGTTTCTCAAAACAATCCTTTGTGGCTCGGGAGAGGAGCTGTCTGAACCCACCCACTGCTTTACCTGACACACGCTGGAGGTAGGGCCGCACACAGGGACCACTAAGCAAGCTGGGCGTGAGGGGCGAGTGTTGTGGAGGCCAGTAATGCCACTACATCATACATTCATGAAGAACACACCGATCTGTGAATACGCTCTGTGTTCTGAGGGGACATCTTGTTCATTATTTCTCAAGCCTTCTGTGTCGTAATATATTTTCGAGGGTGTGCCGAGCCCCGGGGTGTGGCGTCGTGGTACGGGGAGTGTGCCAAGAGTGCCCCCAGAGCTGTTAGCGAGACGACGTAGATGTTGAGACGCAGCTAACGGCAGCCACTCAAGGGCGATCAAATTCATCCCGTCTGCCTATGTGCCTTGCTGGGGTATaccctccttttgtctcctcgcAGCTGCCCGTCCACAGGTGCTGCTTTGTTCTCAGTCACTTTTTTTCAGCGTGGTCCGTAAGCTGGACTGAATGTGCTGCAGCAGGCTTGGTGTGTATCAAGTGCTCAGACAAAGTGATTAtttgggcattttttttttttttttcaactccatGGTCACTAAGACATGACTTCTTCTTGCTGATTGTCATATGCTTTCTACACATTGGGGTCAATTATATGAGTGGCTCAAATAAACCATAGCAAATATATTATCAGAATGCAATTTTTTGAGAATATAGATTTTCCATATACTATTTACAGAAACTGTATGGGTTTGGGGTTTTAAAAGATACATATTTAGGTTGTAATATCAAGACCCTTGGTGTTTGTGAGGCAGATTATTAGTTTGTAGTAGTGCTGCACCCACAGTGATTTAGTCAAAGACATCACCCCGTAAATTACTCACCTGGTTAACAATGATGACCCTTTTAGTCATTTGTGTCATGTGCAGGGAGGAGGATGTCCCGCAAGAGGTGAAGTACTCCAGTAAGACATCTCATGGCCACCTTCCAGCCGTAGTAGGAGTGACAGGGCCCATACAGGTCATGGGCACTATTAAAATACACATTCCTTAGCTACACAATTAGGATTCAAGGTAATCGAAGTTGTAGACAAATAAAATGTCATTGCATGATGTAAACATTCATTATGGCACTTGGCAAAATATGTCTCCAGGCACCTTGAAGGCCTAGGGACACTGGCTTCAGCATTCTCAAAGGTCTCTTATAGTCTCGGAACTAAAGGTTTTCCAGCATTTCACAACTCACCTGGAAAGACCACAACCCCCAGAAGTGCTAGTTATGCCAAAGAATGGAGCATGGTCCAACACACACAACTGTAAAGGACACAGTATTAACTTTTAAACATTAAAGTGACTATGTAGCAACAAAATATATCAaagataaatatattttttaaataaaaattacAGGGAGCATAAACTGGACTGAATTGAAGGGTAATTCACAAAGAGCAAGGGCATTTATATTTGAATGAGaccaaggaggagaagaatctCAGTGGGAAATAacatgacaagaaaaaaaaagttttcaagCTTCCATTTGACTAAGTGTTGGAATGTGGAGGAATAGAGCCAAATTAGTGCACAGTAATCTCCCATTATATAGAGCAGAGTCAACCTTGAAAATTAATGTATTGTTCTGGCTCTAAACAAAGCTTGTTTGCTTCATGGAAGACAGCCCGTTACTGATGGCTGTTTTTTCATGCATTTATCTCACCAGCTATACATACCATTCTGTATCATTAGTCTGGTCTAGAACTAGAACATCATCTGTCTGTGTGAGTGGCAGAGGAATGAGAATAAGCAATTTAGTTTTCATTGGGCTGTCACAAGCAGCTCCCTGGCACACTCGACTGCTCCTTTAGCTCCCAGCTCTGTTGCTGTTCCTTTCCCAGCAGCCTCcaggcccctccctccctcagattGGCCACTGACAGCAATCTCCCACCATCCCTCTGGGCCAGAATTTCTGCTTTGTCCCTGTCATCCTGTCAAAACCCTCACACCACCCCACAAATAAATCGACATTGATGCCCCAAGCAACGGTAgattggtgtatttatttttaatgttttACCAGGTAATGCGGTGATGCAACCAAGTGGGCTGGAAAGACGAATTCCAGTCTTCGTCTTTCCCCAGTCATTGACCTTTTACGTTGGTGACTCCAATACACACAAACAGATTCTGACTCTTTACAACCCATATGACTTCCGCATCAACTTCAACGGTAAGTATTTTGATGGCAAAGCTGTCAGCTTGTGATTTTATGTCCACAAATTATGGTCAGTGACTATAGGACTTTTCATCTTTTATTGAATCATGTGCTATTTGCTTTGAGTTTTGACTTCATGTGAATTTCACTTGATTTAATTAAATTAGTGAATAGGAAGCGAAATTATTTCTGAAGCCATTTCAATCAATTTATCTGATTATAtttagtgtaaatttgtttagcAAATTTGTTTAATCTTTCTGtagctttttctctcatttcataCACTAGATACACTATATATAGTCAAACTATTTCAAGTAGTCCGTTTGGGCATTCAATTCCgatggtcctttcctcccctctgctctgccacacagatccaacacctgtttttccctctcatatgttacctataggtaacatatgacaggaagggataggtgttgggactgtggcagagcagaggggaggaaaggacccatggAATCGAACACCCAAACGGActctttgaaatggtttgactataggaCGTGTTAAAACGATGATAGAATTTGCCTAATGTGATGAGTTTCTTACAGTGTTATGCAACAATCCATTATGCTTTGACATCGAGCCTCCTAATGGTGTGGTATACTCAAAATGTTCGGTGGATATCATCGTGACAAGAACAAACCTCTCACTCAACGAGGCTCGGGAGAGAGACACCATACGCATTGCAATCTCTGAGGAGGGAGTTAATCAGGTATGcatgtatttatatttcttcttagTAAGCCTTGTCTGCCCTTAGCTCAACCCAGGATGATTAATACATGCGggtgagtttgacagggtgtgtaagaggagaaagctgagagtgaatgctggaaagagtaaggttatggtatttgagagggcgagagaacaggtcattgattttgcaaagctgtacgtacagagttagagcaaagggtacaacgaagtgtaggataaggttaggagaggagagaatggagaaggtgACTTAGTTGAAATATTTAGGGACTTTttttatgtaagcatggcagcatggaaggtgaggtgaaggaaagagcagtgaagggcagacaggtggtgggtgcactggagagagttatgaaaggaagaagtgtgagcatggaggtaaagaggggaataaggaatagtattatcctgccaactctgtcatatgcatcagagacgtggacatggaatgcagcacagcaactgagaatacgtgcagtggaaatgagttattaagaggtgcatgtggtgtgtcaggatgggatggagaaagtaatgaaagcgtgtatgagcggtttggtatgggtgcgacagcgaaaggagtggagtgtggaatggtggagtgaGTGAAGCGTGGCACATTgaaatggtttggacacgtgatgtgAATGGGGAAGattgaatttgtgaagagagtgtatgagggaaggattgagggagggggtgtcaggagaagaccacctgtgaagtggatcaatagggtgagtgagtattggagtgagagagttggaagtagcaggattgaatgtgctgagagggagtgctagaaaagggagagataagagacacgtctgccgcggccaccccctggaTGAAAGTTCCGTGAGGGAGCAAGGCATcagagatatagaaagatagatagattatttttgtgtttattgaAATTGATGCAGTAACTGGAATCCTAAACAATTATTATTTCTTATCAGAAGCAATGACAATTCTCCTTGCAGATCATTGGAAAGAAGGACATTCTTGCGACCCTGCAGACTGGCGTCCCAAATCCACAAAGTGGGAGTGACACTGACCATTTTGAGTCCGTCCGGGGCCACTCACCGGCTGGGGCAGGGGCCTTACGTTACCCCCAGGGAATCATTGGTCCCCAGCAGCAGCCATTTGGACCTGGCACTGTGTACAATGGTCCCAGTCTCCTCCTAGTGGGTGCAGCTGTTCTTTGCCTGCTGGGCCTCCTTTTACCCACCGAAGGGGAGGATGCGTCTGCCAGGTTGCCCCCTTACCTGCACCTTAGCACCAACATCAAAATTGTTATCTCCTATGTCCTAGGTAAGTGTTTATTGTCAGAACTGAAGTAAACAGGATTGCCACCTAATAAGAGTAACTAAGTAtttttatagatttatataagATGTTCAAATTAGAGAGCCTTTAGAGGGAGAAATGCGACAACCTGCCACAATGTAGACAATGGGGATGACAATTGTGTAGCCAGACTCATCAATGGCAATTTAATTGCCAGATTTCACAGAACAGATTAACTATACCTTTCCTTTaattatacattattattatatattatgcaTCTCATAAGCCAGTTTACAGAATTTGAAATTATCACATCCTACAGGATCTCTACTTAAAAGTAGGTCACACCATGTGTCATCCTTTATAGGATCTCTGCCTATACCCACACAAGTACTGATTTATACAAATGTTGCTTGTCCAATGTAAATCATGCACTTTTCTTCTGATGTGAAACATGTGACACATGACAAAAAAAGTGCTATCTTTACCATAATTCAGATATCAGTGATACATGACAGGTTACCTTCACAAACGTGTAGTTTGACACTTCCATCAATTTATGATCTAATCTTATGTAGGGTAGACAAATTATTTTATCCCTCAAGAAAAACCCAAATCATATCGTACATATCTGGGAGTTATTGTTGGGTCATCAGTTTTCCCTTGGCATTTTGTGTCCCATTCCCATCTTGTTGGCTCATGAGGAATATGAAATGTGAAGCCACTTTATGTTCTATTGCTGTAGCCTAACATTGAACTCCATATTTCACAAAAAATGCCTAAACTGCTAGTAGTCACCCTTATTTACTAGGTAGCAAGACTGATTCTCCACACACTGGCACTCATGAGCACCAGCAAATCACAGGCcacttttttaattattattattttttttttttacgttttcgcctgTGGCACCGGTAGGCGCTCTTGTTacgacctgatggtcggccctagcccgttgtggcgcaggcaagtgtttagagTGGtaccatcttttcttggctcatgctgccacccagagctcattcttgagTCACTTTACAGTTCTTCTATGGTCTGGGATGATAgggggtcttcaggacagcatgtgggtagtcttatgccactcggcgatgactgaaaaatcccaggtggtagcggaggattcaaacccgcgtcgtccatgacACGATGAACGCAGGGCCCACACccaaaccactcagccaccacctcccctcctgGCAGAAGCAGTGTTGCATCTCCCACTGTAGGCTCTCTAGTCCAAACTAGATGGGCTGTCCTTAACCCATGGTATGTGAGCCACAGCTCAGGCTGTGCTCAACTTCAAGCACATCAAAAAGATTTTGCTACAGTCTGGATAAACTAATCCAAGGGAACTTTTCATCTTATCCCCCTATGCCTCCCAATTTCAGTATCTAAGAAATGGCACGTGTTCAACAAGCCTTGCCTGCTTTGAAGAGTGCGGTCAACTCTGTCCTCCATACTAATGCACTAGTAATTcagaatgtagtggatgcagattgtggtagggttacttcttctcttttccctgtcAGAGATTTACACAGGGCTTtaaaaataggagaagaggaacaccaactaacacctttgtttgatATGCATGCCATACATcactactatcccttgctggAGTCATTCCTGACATCGGAAGCTATAGTGATTCATGTTCCCTTCAAGTCAAAGGATGAATTTGAGGCttatcagctggaacctttccctttctctgtcaatGACTCAGTGATTGTGCtgacttacctgccacagtggtaTTAATTCGTAATGATTTGTCGCTTTATGCATCGGGTCAGATGTCAGACCTGGGGACCTGCAAAACAGTATCACAATCTCTATTTTTCCTCAGCAtcactctttgccttcctactGTTGACAGGTGGTATCcgaggtggtgctgacccagtcagatgcttctaaagctctagagacttgcccctatcgtcacgtcgtccctaaaccacttttccacaggaggttctccggatttcactacttctttttcacactaccattttttgtgacagtggtctgtcctgaaggatcaacttatagagaggttgcaggtcacctggcagtacgggtggcttgttccctacaTTCTGTCAATTTGACGTCCTTTCCGGAGAAGGTCTATCATGGATTTACAGCCACAAATGCAAttccaatctatcctattgacagtttagtgaatcaccttttctaggatgaagtatgtaacaaatagcctttccgagctaaccttttaaaatttctcggaattggaatcagctgtccatgactctctaccagtttaccttgccccatatgtacattaccctGCTATTGTTGTTCCTGTGgctatttttatcatcattgtcatccccatgttttgccttgttaagcgggctctaactttgtacaaccatcttcaggctAATGTTGCAACAACCCGCTGAGTTAGTACACCACAGGATGTTAGGGAACACGTAGGTGCTAGTGTGTGCTTATGGCGTGCTTACTGCGTGCTTATTTGCCGTGGGAACTGTGCTGAGCTGACGGTGGAATCAGCAAGACTCAACACTGGAAGATAAACACTTCCGGTGAATTATCTACGCGCACTTTTACCTCCACCGCGGACTGAAGGAGGCAGATCACAGTGGGCAGCGAAGACGAGCACATCACTCTTCAGGGTGTGCGGGCGACAgttcacataaactttgtaactattgtgtaaaactgtaaaTATAGTTAAAACTAATCACAGTTTTAATAcaccagagagaaagagagagaagtgaactAAGTGAGCAAAGTGAACTTTACGGCTCCGCTTGGccaaacataatccacatcacttaaaTTAAAGGGTTATTGTGTTATCTCGTCAACTTCAATCAAccggagaaagcaggcaacggtacaccagACCTGATGAGAGAAGCAGTTCGTGCCCTTAacacaaaacataacacttacccgCAGTTACTATACAACCTGGTAATATAAAAGGCTAACATATTGGCAACAATAGTGAATACGTAATCATCTGACAACCCTTTACCATGAACGTTTACAGGATGTGAAAATCTACATAAATCTGTAATAAataggcggtggctaagtggttagcATGCTAGGCCAGcgttcatcacgccatggacaagtcgattcaaatccccacgctaccacctgggatttttcagtcactgccgagtggcctgagactacccacatgctgtcctgaagaccacccatcaacctagactctagaagaaaccatccagtgaatcaagaatgagttccggggggcagcatgagccaagcataactggcgccaccaTAAAAAAAGTTGCCATGACAGGCTtaggccgaccaccagctaggcccctgaagaaagcctacaccacgctataggctgagatgtaaaatatatatatatatatatatatatatatatatatatatatatatatatatatatatatatatatatatatatatatatatatatatatatatatatatatatatatatatatatatatatatatatatatatatatatatatatatatatatatatatatatatatatatatatatatatatatatatatatatatatatatatatatatatatatatatatatatatatatatatatatatatatatatatatatatatatatatatctatatgtatatgtatatatatatatatatatatatatatatatatatatatatatactccaatatttgaccgataccgatacctgtgcactgattttttttatacaacagttccagcagctaaagggcaatatcaaatgttatgggaaaaaaagacccactactcgttgttttaccataga harbors:
- the LOC127006533 gene encoding motile sperm domain-containing protein 1-like isoform X2, with translation MCCSRLGNAVMQPSGLERRIPVFVFPQSLTFYVGDSNTHKQILTLYNPYDFRINFNVLCNNPLCFDIEPPNGVVYSKCSVDIIVTRTNLSLNEARERDTIRIAISEEGVNQIIGKKDILATLQTGVPNPQSGSDTDHFESVRGHSPAGAGALRYPQGIIGPQQQPFGPGTVYNGPSLLLVGAAVLCLLGLLLPTEGEDASARLPPYLHLSTNIKIVISYVLGLLTYAILRPA
- the LOC127006533 gene encoding motile sperm domain-containing protein 1-like isoform X1, with the translated sequence MQPSGLERRIPVFVFPQSLTFYVGDSNTHKQILTLYNPYDFRINFNVLCNNPLCFDIEPPNGVVYSKCSVDIIVTRTNLSLNEARERDTIRIAISEEGVNQIIGKKDILATLQTGVPNPQSGSDTDHFESVRGHSPAGAGALRYPQGIIGPQQQPFGPGTVYNGPSLLLVGAAVLCLLGLLLPTEGEDASARLPPYLHLSTNIKIVISYVLGLLTYAILRPA